The Lycium ferocissimum isolate CSIRO_LF1 chromosome 8, AGI_CSIRO_Lferr_CH_V1, whole genome shotgun sequence DNA segment TGTTTTGATAAGAAAAGAACATACAATACGATGGTAAGCTTTTTCTATTCATTAATAATGACAGTTTTAACAAGTGTCTTCAAGTTAGCTTTTGCATGTCAAATTGTCTCTACAGACTAAGTTCCAAAAGGGTTGTCATTTTCTCACAACTGGAATCAATATAGCATCGGATGAAAACACAAGATGAGTGTCCAAAAAAGTAGTCAACATCACAAGAGAGTAATGACATCCTCAATTACCAATCACAGCCAAGTCAAGAAACAGAAAAGTAAATTCACGAGGGATTGTGTATGTAAGAAACAAGCAGTAATAAAAGTAGGATCTATACATTAACATTCCATTTTACCACAATCATACAAAAACTTCACCCGACACCTTTTCAGTCCAAAGCTtccccaccccaaaaaaaagtgCAATTCACATTTACACTTTAATCAattacactttttaaaagtaacTTGTGTGCAGCTGATTATTCAATGAGATATTGGTACCTCTCATGCGCGCACAATCCGACTATTCTATTAGATATCGGCTACCTTACCTCTCATCAACACACTTATCGTACACAATGTGATCATTCTATCAAATACTAACTATATCTAATCAGTACAGATATCGATTGACTCTGTCTACCAAATAACTGACTAATTAGTCAATTAACCCGATCCCATCAGGAACCACCATGTTACTAGAATTTGATGTCCTCAATATACCACTTCCAACTCCCCTTGCCTTGCCCCTTATCCGTCTCAACTCTGCCACCACATCCCTTGAATCAGGACGATCATCCTTATCGGTCGCTACGCATCGGAATGCGAGCTCCGCCACTGCACCGACGCCTTCCATTGCTTCGCCATCGACCACCAAAACGGGGTCCACAACTTGCTGCAACAACCCCATTTGAATTCTTGAAACTACCATATCAGCCAATGCCATTTCCCTTTTCTCCCTCTTTTGGTCCACAGCTTTCATCCCTGTTATTAGTtccaacaacacaacaccaaaGCTATATATATCGCTCTTTTCGTTCAATCGAAATGACTTGTGATAATCAGGATCTAAATAACCAGGAGTTCCTTGTGGACCTGTCCAAACTTCACCAGTAGAATCACCAGAAGCAACTGTTACATCTGTGCATACTAAGAGTCTTGATAGCCCAAAGTCACCAACTTTTACCCTCATATCTTTTTCAACAAAAATGTTGGTTGAAGTAATATCTCTATGAACTATAGGTGGAACAACAGAAAAATGCAAGTACTCAATTGCCATTGCTATTTGTAATGCTATATCAACTCTTAAACTCCAAGTTAAAGAACCCTTTTTGTACAAATTCTTGCAGCCATGAAGATGGTCAGCAAGAGTACCATTTGGAACATAGTCATAAACCAAAAGAAGCCCTCTTGGATCACTACAATAGCCATGAAGTTTGACTAGATTTGGATGGTTAATTGATGACAAAATCAAGATTTCATTGCAAAATGACTTTGTTGAAAAGGCTTTAGCCCCACTTGGTGAATGTTTATGCAAATGTTTAACTGCAACAAGCCTACCATCATCAAGATTCCCTAAATAAACAGAACCAAATCCACCATCCCCAAGTTTCCTTTTTTGGTCAAAGTGATTAGTAGAGTTTTCAAGCTCTTCATATGGGAAAACTGGTGGAAGTAAACTAGCAGACCTGTGCCTTCTAAGATAAATAATAGTAGGATCTTCTTCTAAACCTgcccttctttctcttgaacGAAAAATCAAACTTCCAATAGAGAAAACAACT contains these protein-coding regions:
- the LOC132067176 gene encoding LEAF RUST 10 DISEASE-RESISTANCE LOCUS RECEPTOR-LIKE PROTEIN KINASE-like 1.5 → MPFLPFFSIFLFLVFIFVNNKATTTAHSCLKPSNEGEISCPPFTSFPPFPFSSSPGCGHPSFQIQCSRSSNAVISINNTTFSLLNYEPTSSTLLLSPQQSNFKNCSFSRSISLSGSPFHVSDSSCSRLSALKPCPPPNLPNCSHCPWQCKLIKNPLLLLHECVSRHHFDSDERCQSDILGFLDDFLKMGVEVEWDENQDSYFSSCRTCKASSGVCGFNNSHPKKPFLCFPLSEVRYSPPLIRQKSANHVVMLALVFLFVCFLVVFSIGSLIFRSRERRAGLEEDPTIIYLRRHRSASLLPPVFPYEELENSTNHFDQKRKLGDGGFGSVYLGNLDDGRLVAVKHLHKHSPSGAKAFSTKSFCNEILILSSINHPNLVKLHGYCSDPRGLLLVYDYVPNGTLADHLHGCKNLYKKGSLTWSLRVDIALQIAMAIEYLHFSVVPPIVHRDITSTNIFVEKDMRVKVGDFGLSRLLVCTDVTVASGDSTGEVWTGPQGTPGYLDPDYHKSFRLNEKSDIYSFGVVLLELITGMKAVDQKREKREMALADMVVSRIQMGLLQQVVDPVLVVDGEAMEGVGAVAELAFRCVATDKDDRPDSRDVVAELRRIRGKARGVGSGILRTSNSSNMVVPDGIGLID